The Lathyrus oleraceus cultivar Zhongwan6 chromosome 5, CAAS_Psat_ZW6_1.0, whole genome shotgun sequence genome includes the window tctctaactttttcctggatcgcccttgcgggttttcaatccaccgagacgctcatttttgcctaagccgccctttcgggttttcaacttagcgagctgttctttttctttttaggcaaagtatttcttgattgcatcggCGTTTATAGGACGAGTGgactcttcaccatccatagttgtaagaatcaaagcaccgcctgaaaaggctctcttaacagCATATGGGctttcataattaggagtccatttccccTAGCATCGGGTTTAAAAGATATAATCTTCTTGAGAACAAGTTCACCTTCTCTAAACATATGAGGcctaaccttcttatcaaatgccttcttcattcgttgcgaatataactgaccatgacacatggcagtcaatctcttctctccaattaaattcaactggtcatatctggtctggcaccattcaacttatgtcaacttggcttccattagcacacacgatgggatctcaacctctactgggagtacaacttccatgccataaacaagagagaaaggggttgcctctgttgaagtgcggacagatgtacggtacccatgcagAGAAAACaggagtatctcatgccaatctttgtacgtcacaaccatattctgaatgatcttcttgatgttattttttgcagcttcaacaaccccattcatcttatgtctgtagggagaagaattatgatatgcaatcttgaggtctttgcaaagagcttccaccatattattattcaagttagatccattatcagtaatgatcttacttggcacaccataacgacatataatctgattcttgataaaccttacaataacttgcttggttaaattcgcatacgatgtcgcttcaacccattttgtgaagtacttaatagccaccagaatgaaacgatgtctgttcgaagctttaggctcaatcatacccatcatatcaattccccacatggagaatggctatggagaggaaatgacatttaacagtgtcagaggaacatgaatcttatctgcataaatttgacacttgtggcatttcttcacaaacttgaCACATTTAGgttccattgtcagccaatagtaacctgctaTCAACACCTTTttcgccatagcatgtccattcgaatgagtaccaaaggaaccttcatggacttcagtcattaataagtttgcttcgtgtctatccatgcatctgagtgaatcatatcgaagtttctcttgtaaagcacatcaccgtTCAGGTAGgagttgccagctaatcttcaCAAAGTCTTCTTATgtttcaaagatgccccaggcggataaatctgactttggaggaaacacttgatatcataataccacaacttttcatctttgacctcttcaatagtaaacacatgagctggcctatcaagatgcacagtcaaattgggaacttcattccaaaattttaccacGATCAGTGAAGCcagcgttgcaagagcatttgccatccggttttcatctcgagggatatgatgaaactcaaccattgtaaagaaagttgaaatcctcctcgcgtagtctctatatggtatcaaaccgggttgattcgtctcccattcacctttgatctgattcacaaccaaagctgaatctccatagacgtcaagatatttaattctgagatcagtgggctcttcaagccccataatgcaagcttcatactctaccacattgtttgtacacttgaaagttaatctagctgttatcaaaaaatgagtgccttgaggagtaataagcactgccccaatgccattaccatacgaattaacagctccatcaaataccatgccccaacaggaaccaggttctggcccttcttcaagcaatggttcatcacaatctttcatcttcaagtacaaaatctcttcatcaggaaaatcatattgtactgagtggtaatcttcaattggttggtcagccaagacactacctttaatcactttttgagatcggtattcaatatcatactcggataacaacatcttccaaaggaaaattttcccagttaaagcaggcttctcaaaataatacttgattggatccattttagatatcaaccaagtagtatgattcaacatatattggtGCAGACGCTTAGTAGCCTAAGCCAATGCATAACacgtcttttcaagcatagaataccgagtctcatagttggtgaatttcttattgaggtagtaaattgcatattatttctttccagattcatcttgctgaccaagaacacaccccatactctcatcaagcacaatcaaatacatgatcaagggtcttccttcaacaggcgaagacaaaatcggaggcttaagtagatattctttgatactgtcaaacGCTTTCTGGtaatcttcggtccaatcacaagactgatctttccgaagaagcttgaaaataagcacacatgtggcagtcatatgcgatataaatcttgagatataattcaagcgaccgagaaaacctctgacttgcttctcagtttttggcgcatgtatttcttgtattgctttgaccttggcaagatcaacttcaatacccttctcactgacgataaagcccaacaatttaccagaacgaacaccaaatgtacatttattgggattcaagcggagtttatatttcctcaaatgctagaacaacttcaacaaatgctcaacatgttcttcttcatcacttgatttggcaatcatatcatcaacataaacttcaatctctttatgcatcatatcatgaaaaagagtggtcatagctctctggtatgttgcaccaacattctttaaaccgaaaggcatcactctataacagaatgttccctagggtgtaatgaatgtggtcttctccatatcttcaggtgtcatttttattttattataaccggaaaatccatccataaatgaaaagactttgaatttagctgtattgtctaccaacgtatcaatgtgtggtagagaaaaatcatcttttggactagctttgttcaaatatctataacgaacacacatgcggacttttccatctttcttaggaataggcacaatgttggccacccactgcggatattcggAGGTTAGAAGAAAACAAACATCAATTTGTTTACGTACTTTCTCTTTGGTCTTAAATGCCATTTCgggatgagttctcctcaacttctacttgactgacgggcattctggcttcaacgacaatttatgctccacaatctcaaaatccaaaccaggcatgtcttgataggaccaagcaaacacatcagaatactctcgaagaagatcaatcaactCCTTTTTATCCCTTGGACACAtttgagacccaatcttgacttccttcacatcatctttgaGTGCAGTGCAACGGCGTCACAATTGGTAAGTTTTAATTCAATTAAGTTCGAAAATAAAAATTTCACTCATGTGAATACCTTGTCACATACAATGCGAAAGGAATTCACCACCTTCATAAGATCAACTAGGTTGAAGGAGGTTGCTTTGTTTGGTCCTACTGGTGACGAAGTCCGTTGGGTAATTTTGATAAGTAGTGGTGGGAAGAATGTAGTAAAGTTTCGATGCAGCTAGTTGCCATTTTGCAGGATCAATGGTTTTTCCACTAGGGATATCTTGTGGTTTAAGTTTGTGGAAACATATTAGTCGCCTCTCATGAAAGTAGTGAAACTTGCTTAAATGTTCCATGATTAGTTTATCTTATTTTAGGGTTTATGGAACCAAAAATTGTAATGTGGATTTATGAATATAATCAAAGGAGACTAGTTCAAGATTGTATAATATTTTGTTAATGTTAATTTGTTATTTTATGGGACGATGTTTTTTATTGTCGATATTCGTCAGATTAAACGCAGATGATTCTAATATAATTAGTAtttaaaacataattttaaaATATGTTAACTGTCTCATGAACCATAAGATCAACATCCAACGGAAATATGTTACCGTCTCTTGAACCATACACCTTTTAAAATTTTGCATGACATTCAATTTATAACATACATGATAAATCCTTAATGGTGCAGAGTGGATAATTTTCTGGTAATACTAACACAAAGTTAAATTTAcacacttttcaataaagatgtGATGCAAATATAACCTTTTATTCAAGTTACAATAATTATCCACGTAAAACGAGAAGACGCAAACTGGTGATGAAGAAGGCCTATGATGGATTCTTAACGGTCCCCATTTATAGAACGAGGTATAAATTTTAATATGATGATTTTCTTtctatatatttttttatgttttataaATCCTAATTCCTTCGTCTTTTCCTTTTTTATTCTGCGCAAGAAAACCATATGACAAGATGTGTAGAAACttttataaattttaatatgACGATTATTGACAAATTCAATTTGAGTAAGGAACATCAATTGATTATAAATGGTTAGAAATATAATTAAATGATTATTGACAAATTCAATCGGAGGAAGAAAATGGTTTTGAGAGTAATGAATCAAGTATAATCATTGGTCGTGTTTTTATATTAGTAAGATAAAATCTAAAAACACAAGATTTAttcaaatttattttaaaaactatAATTAATTGCTCTCATTCCTTGTAATAATCAAATATTTTCATTTGAGTTTAACATAATTCTGATCCTAGATTTGTTATATTTTCATTAGGATATTATATTCTCACTTAAGATAAAAAACTGTATCCTCAAAAACTATATGACCTTAGGTTTAACCATAATTTTAATCTTAAGTTTATTTGACTCTAatcattttaatttatttaatttcttAAAACATATTCAATATAACATAGAAAAAGAGTTATTACAATTTTTATCTTTTCATATCAAtagataaaaagatatttagatTATTATTTAAGATTCTTTTACATTCGGCATTCCCCATATTATAGCATCATTGAACCCtgaaaaaaatgaaaagaaaaatattAGAACAACATATAACATATGAACATATAACATATGAACATATAAAAATTGAACATATATTTGGCTTAAAAATAGTATCTGCATAGTATTAGGTGATACTTAAGAAGATATATAGCTTACGTGTTGCAATCAACACTAGGATCAAAAGGAACAGAAAGAACAATGTTACAAAGCTTAGGCAGTTGTTTTGATTTATCAGGGTTAACTTTAAATCTTAATGCAGCAGGTTTGAGACAATTGCAAACATCTTTTCGAATCTGGGTGGTGTTGGCCCTTTGATTCAAATTATTTAAACCAATACAACAATTATTCGGCGGTGTGGGAGGACCAATTCCTTGCAAAAATGGAAGACATGGTAACAATGCCAAAAGAGCTTCAGGGCAAGTTATGTCATCGATTTGTCGTGCAAAAAATGGTGTTACTAGCATAACTAAAACCATCAAAAGTATTGAAACAGAAATAGATTTCTTTCCTGTCATCTTAATTTTAATGTGTATGGATAATCTATGAAATTTTAGAATGATTTCTCTCTACAAGTATGTTTTAATTTATAGATAATATTTGCTAATCATTAATGGTAAATCATTAGTGtcttaattgtttttattattttgttgATAACGTTTTATAAgatttattattttatttaaattctatttgtttataaaaGGAACAGTTATAATCTTAAATATTCATGAATTAATATATTAATTAAGAGTACACAAAAAAGCTTATTAGAGACAATGAATTCAAACAATTAAATTTTCTAATAATATAGTAGCGATCAATGTTCTTCCAAAAGTAATATTTGTATATACTTGAAACGTGTTGCCACGTCATATGAACTATATCGGTTTCCATTATAAATAGTAACAGACAATTATACTATTTTTTCAAGTTATTTTcaaacttggataagggaatatatatatatatatatatatatatatatatatatatatatatatgtgtgaATATTTATTAAGACATcaaaaaatttatattttaaatattaatgGTCATAGATAATCATTAAATATGCACAAGAAAAAATATTCagacataaaaaatatatatttcaaATATAAATGGTCATAGATAATCATTAAAAATACACAAAAGGATAATTATAAGAAATAAAacaatttatatttttattttaataatatttaatatttataaTTGTTTTAAAATTATTATACAAGTGCTCCGCATACCACATTATAAAACTATAATATATTGTTGTGTATGTTTAATAGTAATAGTTTAGCAAATTTTTCTAAAAATTATAATATCTCCATGTTTAACTTTAGTAAATTTTTATGGTTCTacatttcattttaatttttttttaaatcgGGTATCCTCTACGCGCGCAACTACAGAGATTAATCTTTTGAATTTGAGAAATTATAATAGGTGGCAAAACTAGTCCTAAAGAGATTTAATATTGTTGCGTGCGCATACTTAAATTCGAACCTATGACCTAAAACTAAGTTAGAAGAGACCCTTACTATCTCATCCATGTGAAGCTACacgaaaaatacccgagcgtatcgcacgctcgaagatacacCAAAAttgccatcgaactttatttattatcaaagaaaaggaaaaacatcgataaaacccagaGGAAGAGAAACATGCaaggaagttggttatgcaaggggaaagtattaacATCCTtcacattcgttgtactcaacggaaaccactttgattgttctttgcttgaatgagtgttagagccttcatgcctacgtatctaaagattactcgcgaaAGAATAAGGGGAAAAGGAGAAGAATAAACAAAGTACTCGATGAGGATTAGGGCCTTCATGCCTACGTGTCCCTATAGggcaataaggaattcagagctccatagttcatagaactaaaggtgggagatgaaagaagagtgataaaggtatggtttgaaccaaagtATAATGTTTTTTGAACCCATAAGGTAGGTATATCTTAACCAACGAGAAAACTGGCATCACGCAAAAACAAAGAGTACACTAGCATCAAGCCAAAGATAAATGGTAAACTGGCATCAAGTCAAAAATAAAAGGGTATTGGTTCAGAGGATGGACACTGGTTATTTGTCCAAAAAGGTATATATGGAGCTCAAATAAGTAGTGTATTTGGTTCAaagagaaagtatatcacatGCGTGAATGATTGGTAGAAGATAATGAATGTAGGTAGCGAAtaatgaataatggaaaatgaatggTAGGATAGAGAGAAATAATTAAAGTTGAAAGAACTGAAAGGTTTGACAAAAGTGACAAAAGGTATAATTTGGAACCAAAATATAATGGTATTATTGGAATCCATAAAGAGAATGAAATTTGAACCACAGAGAAAAACATGCATATTGACCAAAAAGAAATGAATTAAGTGTTTAGCATGAAGACAAGCATCTCTTGGTTTAAACGCGGACACTGGTTAATTTTCCTAAAATGGAATAAATGGAATCTAAAGGGACTATAGTATTTGGTTTCAAAGAACCAGTATGTTATTGAGATGGAAGGATTATGATTGAATATATTTGATGGATCACGGAAGATGTGGAAGGTGCCCTAAGGCAGAAGAATAAATTAGTATGGTGAAAGGAGAATCAATAATTAGGATGCTCGCCAAGGGTTCgaacccttgtgcctacgtattctaATCGTGCAATTAGAtattcagagctccgtagttcgtaGAACTAAGATggaacaaagaaagaaagaggtTTGATAAGGGAAGAGAGATTTGATAAgaagtgatgaaaagtataacttggCACCAAAAGAAAATGGTATTGCAGGAATCCACAGGATAATGATATTTGAATCAAAGAGTAAAGGTGATATGAACCAATATATGGTATGGCCAAAAGCAAAGGGGTTTTACCTGACATTAGGACTTTCAAGAAAACAAATGGGTGTTTGTCTAAACAACTAGGATTAACAAGACAAACAAGAGCTCTTGATTCAAATGTGGGTATTGGTTATTGACCcaaagggtatatatggaatccAAAGGAAGATGGTATTTGGTCCAAGGAAACAATATATCATATTTGGGGAATGGGAATGATATTGGAGATATTGGACAAAGGATCATGAGAGACATGGAAGGTGAGCTAAGGCAGAAGAATCTCTTTATTTTGGATGGAAGTCAAGTATCGGGCCACAAGTTAGTTATGGCCAACAACCCAAGTACTTGAGTGTTGTGAACAAGTACGTACACCCTACTTTTAATCCAagttttattatgaaaatggtttgatgAATAAGAATGGATCAATAAAACAACTACATCAAGGGGGTGCGTTAGTAATAGGTGGTAACATCAAAAAACATGCATAAAGCCCAACACACAAGCCCAAACGAACTTGTCATGTAACATGAAAAATGGATAAGGCAAATAATGATGTGGAACTGAGTCAACATTGCAAATTTGACATTAGTGAATTGAAATAGAAAAACGCACGTGAAAATCATGTTTAAAGAAACTCAGAGCCAACAACATTGACGCGTCTCTCTCCTCTCTCAGCTCAATTTCTCCCTCCGCCATGCCAGAGGCCATCTCCAGCAGCGGAGACACTCTTAAACGTCAATCAAGAACAACACTCAAACTTGTTTTGTGTTGTGTCCGAATCTTTCAATGGAATTTTCTAATTCTTCTTGAACTTCTCAAACAAAAAGAAAGATGGACGaacctgtagcggtaaattcatgaccatcaagctatggataagcttaacgtcaataaaactagagtcgtcatcgcacttttattgtttctaaaggaaaacggaaaagtacgaacaaaacccaaagataaaaaatttcaaatcaaaactaataaaatgccagagattacaggtaagggggttggttacatagagggaaggtgttagcacccaaagtgtcttaggtactcctagggagcccttttttttatgtgtatgtgtgttttagtataaaatgatgtttgagaaaaatagagtgtggggatgagaaaagaattcattggttatatttttgtgtttgacaagaccttcggacttgtgcctacgtaccaacatagaaatgagggatcaaaacttcgtagttcatggtaacaatttcaaaatgggtgaatttcttttaacaaaattttaattaaaaagggggcacaaagggccaaaaacttgaatgagtgttagttctttttgtcttttgaaactttaagttaatatggttaagttcatttacaaatttgatttaagaaaaaaagtttgaaaattcagtggcataagaccaaaatttctaatcatttaaacaaagtctaagtttgaaaacacaagcaaagaaagtttttaaaaagggggagagattttgaaatttaataagtgggagaagatgaagagactaatcctaagcataaaattaaaagttaagagttgaaaagatctgaccaatgggatgcaatccaacagaaaaggatgtcatatagaaaacctaatttccctttggactttgaatcaagcaataatcaataaaTCCATTAGCAATattagacatcatgaagatcaaggcatcaaataaaggtgaccacatccaagcaagcaaatcccatagctagcagtcttctttgtcttctcatgtatcagatgaaatactctTTGATCAACTCAGAAGAAAGCATCGTACACAAGATCAAAACAACAATTTGCATCAACACAATGTAGTATATGAGTTAaaataaatcccaagacttgcatcagacgaaggctcagttcacaataacttggtctcaaaatgttggcattgcccaagtcctttttgcacagggaatgttgcctagttctaagtccaaaagaTCAGATCAAGCTTAACAGTCCACCAAgcattttttagggtttttgttgtttattaagtgttttaaggtcctaagaccacaaacaaaatatatacaatcacaagatatggctcaaatgagcaaagtgaaaatggcataaacataaacaagtttaatgaaatgtaaatggcaatgaatgataaatgactgaaatttaaattacataaagtaaatgacttgaaagtaaatcaatattaataagagttattcaaatgttagtcaaagttaattgaaggttagtagtgttttgctttttaattgattaagtcattctttggagaacactcaatcatctattcacaagcatggatccttgaaccacaacatcttccataggaaggaaaaaaggccaagtttccacacaataccatgaaagatgggagaattacaatctcacttactagaatgttatgcctttagggtcaaattcagctctatgttaagcaatcgtaattggacttatgtagaagtcacaactatctgaggccgggcaataaaatttaggtgttaatgcatgttagagatttggtatgatgaaccaaactcctaaaacataccacacactaaaagaaaagatcaaagGGGATGGACgtatctcatccatacttgtattggttcatctgacacaaggtcattgatgaaccaattagccttagtgaaggtgagaaaaacaagaaaggggggggtttgaattgtttgaaaaaataagcgcttttcaaaataaaaatcacacaatgattttatactggttcgcttataacacaaagctactccagtccacccggccaaggtgatttcgccttcaacaaggacttaatccactaatcttgaaagattacaaacaacacctaagagagaagaaaatctcttagtcttctcaagtctactgactacaaagagtcacttgaggaaatcaaataaaaattagatacaagatatgtaatctagagtgcttctaagaaagcaagtattacaaacttaagaacagatttttcacttaataagcaaaagcttagtgaaattctttgggagcaaagatgattttcttgagcgtgaaataattcagtatagttttggctagttgattttcttgcttactgaatgttgattgcatctctatttatatatgagttggagtagagttgaatctggtggatattaaactgagtttactccatcacttaaatagcttctgcagtttaacttttcatctttgaagtgactacttaccacaagtagtatcttttctcttggaagcggagattaacgtctctttcttaatcaggaaatccaatttgaaaatctttacttgtct containing:
- the LOC127081736 gene encoding non-specific lipid-transfer protein 1, with product MTGKKSISVSILLMVLVMLVTPFFARQIDDITCPEALLALLPCLPFLQGIGPPTPPNNCCIGLNNLNQRANTTQIRKDVCNCLKPAALRFKVNPDKSKQLPKLCNIVLSVPFDPSVDCNTVQ